One genomic window of Danio rerio strain Tuebingen ecotype United States chromosome 24, GRCz12tu, whole genome shotgun sequence includes the following:
- the f3a gene encoding coagulation factor III, tissue factor a precursor, which yields MDSNMRQITLHTLVLALVSFFTTSCASDVFPKAKNVSWSSVNFKSMLTWSPKPTNYSYTVEFSELSQDRERTPYCIRTMDTECDLTAVLKNLKAYYSADVLSEPMRGVSSDLVEFPHVSSGKFSPYHDTDIGRPEFKIEVSSDKRMTKLHVTDVPTALFDDQKKRLNIRDVFGDELQYKVIYRKAKSTGKKEMLSKKSIIEMPDLDRGVGYCFNVQAYLPSRAANKQFGELSSVHCSTEENTTVFEEYGTGVITGVIVFILSAIIVIVLVIVMCCRRRRRAENEGKEGLALNGL from the exons ATGGACAGTAACATGAGACAAATTACATTACATACGCTTGTATTGGCGCTGGTTTCATTCTTCACGACGTCTTGCGCCTCAG ACGTGTTTCCAAAAGCAAAGAATGTATCCTGGTCTTCTGTAAACTTTAAATCCATGCTAACGTGGAGTCCAAAACCAACCAATTATTCCTACACAGTTGAGTTTTCTGA ACTCAGCCAGGACAGAGAACGCACGCCATACTGCATCAGGACGATGGATACCGAATGTGACCTGACTGCAGTGTTAAAAAACCTGAAGGCCTATTACAGCGCTGACGTCCTGTCTGAACCCATGCGGGGCGTCTCCTCTGATCTGGTCGAATTCCCTCATGTCAGCTCTGGGAAATTCTCTCCTTATCATGACA CGGACATTGGTAGACCAGAGTTTAAAATAGAAGTAAGCAGCGATAAAAGAATGACAAAGCTGCATGTGACGGACGTCCCGACGGCTCTGTTTGATGATCAGAAAAAGAGATTAAATATTCGGGATGTTTTCGGGGATGAGCTGCAGTATAAGGTTATCTACAGAAAGGCCAAGAGCACAGGAAAG AAAGAAATGCTTAGTAAAAAAAGCATAATTGAGATGCCGGATTTGGACCGAGGAGTGGGTTACTGTTTTAATGTTCAAGCTTATCTACCTTCACGTGCTGCAAACAAACAATTCGGAGAGCTCAGCAGCGTCCACTGCTCTACAGAAGAAAACACAACCGTCTTTGAAg agtACGGCACGGGTGTCATCACTGGAGTTATTGTTTTCATCCTTTCGGCAATAATAGTCATCGTTTTGGTCATCGTGATGTGCTGCAGACGAAGGAGGAGAGCGGAAAACGAAGGAAAAGAGGGATTAGCATTGAATGGTCTGTGA